DNA sequence from the Malus domestica chromosome 11, GDT2T_hap1 genome:
TCCTTCCACTACCACTCCTCCACCACCTCCTACTTCTACCCCATCATCTCCGCCACCTCCGACTTCTACGCCATCATCTCCGCCACCTCCTACGTCTACGCCATCATCTCCACTGCCTCCTACTTCTATGCCATCACCACCTTTAACACCACCATCTCCGCCGCCTCCTACATCTACACCATCGTCTTATCCCCCACCTCCCCCATCTTCAGAGAGCCCTGGAGAACAGCGAGTGAAATGCAAAAACAAGAATTACCCTCAGTGCTATGGCCTGGAGCTTACTTGTCCTAGTGCTTGCCCTCACCAATGTGAGGTTGACTGCGTTACATGCAGTCCCGTTTGCAGTAAGTTCACCAAACCTTGCTACTTGTGTTACTTAGAAATATAATTACGATACTATAGCTGTACTATTTCCTACCCTAATCTTTTATCTTTTTCGAGCACAGCTTGGGAATTTAATTGTTTTACAACTACATTAGTTAATATCATCTGATGTAACAATTAATGTGTTAATTAACtataaaatatgaaacaaatgaaATATATTGTGAATTAGGCTAATATACAAAATGTGTGACATATATTGTTTACCATTAATATTGTCTCACTATGTGTGTGAAAAGGTCAAgtaatataaatttataatggTTAAATAATAACATAGGATGTATTATATAAAAATGAGTTTCTATTTGTGTGCATAATTacatacatacactactaaCATATGTGAGCGTGCAGACTGCAACAAGCCAGGTGCTGTGTGCCAGGACCCCAGATTCATTGGTGGTGATGGAATAACCTTCTACTTCCACGGCAAGCGAGACCAGGACTTCTGCATAGTTTCCGATTCCAATCTCCACATCAACGCGCACTTCATCGGCAAAAGATATCAAACCATGAAGAGGGACTTCACTTGGGTGCAGTCTCTAGGAATCCTCTTTGGTAACCACAAGCTCTACATCGGTGCCAAAACGACGTCAACTTGGGACGACTCCAACGACCGCCTGTCCCTATCCGTCGATGGCCAAACCATAAGCCTCCCAGACAGCGAAGGCGCCAACTGGCAGTCAATCTTATCAGCAGGAGCACTCAGCATCACGAGGACGAAAAACACGAACTCGGTAGAAATTGAAGCCGAAGGGAACTTCAAGATCAAGGCTGTGGTGGTGCCGATAACCGAAAAGGAATCGTTGATACATAACTATGGGGTTACAGAAGAGGATTGCTTTGCTCACCTTGACTTGAGCTTCAAGTTTTATGCCCTAAGCGGAGAAGTGAGTGGTGTGCTAGGGCAGACATATGCAAGCAACTACGTGAGTAGGGTTAAGATGGGAGTTGTGATGCCTGTTCTGGGCGGTGACAAAGAATTTGCATCCTCTACCATCTTTGCTTCGGATTGTGAGGTTGCAAGGTTTACTGGTGAGATTGCTACGAATGATTTTTCAAACAACTATGACCACTATGCTAGTACTATGAATTGTGCTAGCGGGGTGGATGGCCGTGGAGTTGTTTGTAAGAgataaaattaattggatatcTCGTAATAAATAATAAGGGCCAAAGACTCATGAAACAGTATGTCTGGCTGTTgcagtttcataaatattggTGTATTCATCCAACTTCTTTCTTATGTTTATAGTTATAATCACATTgtactctaaaattatattACTTCTAATACACAAATTGAAGACATATAATCTCCAATTCACAATTTGGAGTGATATCAAACTCATAGTTGATTTATGTCTTTAATGAGAGtgccacattttttttaattacaagtGATATTCTCTGACTAAGGGGAGTGAAGATGTTTAAATCCCGAACGCAATGATTTGAAGAGGAAGTCCCTAACAACCAGGACAATCCACCACTTGTGAAGAATCCCACTTTTAACTCGATTAATAAAATGGACTAAATGACTTTCTTTACTACCAATGAATTtgataataaataaaagaattgaCAAAatctatatttatatatactaaaactcaaacTTAGGTGTTACTGTTCTAGGGTAGTGTGCCAACCAAAATGCCCCTCAACTTGTTTGTTAAGCCACTTTTTTGCCACCTTTTTTATAGTAAAATGACTTCCTTGCCCTCCGAGGCGACGTGTTTATCCTCTCCGGTTTCGATTTCTTTGGTGCTTAGGTTCTCTCTCcattatatattttgtttttaaatttttttgttttttgttttttgttttttttttgttttgcgtTTTGTGCTTTGGTGAGATATTTTATTAGCCTATGTTATGTGTTCTGATCAAGGATTGAATTAGGTTTCTTAGTTAAGTGAAACTGGGCTCTTCCTTTTGCTTCCAATACATTCTTCCAACCCAGCCCCAATTCTCTCTCGATAGTTTTCCAGGAAGCACAACGTGAATCCCGTCTTGGTTCTCCCGATTCGAAGAAAATTCTTCATCTGGCTTTGATTTCAGGGTAACTCTTCTCTCACTAGAATTTTGTTTGGGATTTCTTTTTCTCTCGGTTCCGCTGAATCTTTATGGCCTCTGATTGAATCTTTTCTGGTGTTCTAAAGCAGCTGTCATCTTTGCATACAACTTCCTTGTTGGCATTGCGGCGACGATCTAAAGTGAAAGGCCTCAAATTTACAACTAATACAAATAGCAAGTATTGCTTATCACAATTTATCTTCGAGCTTAATCCATCACTTGATATGCAATACTAACTCAGTTGTTCATCATTTTGTTTCACTTTTAGATTTTATTATGGTAAGTAATTCCTCTATTTCAAGTATCATGTATCTATTCTTGATTTCCACTGAATGCATATATTTGTGTTAAAGtattaattttcagtttttacagTTTTGTAATGCATTCTTCTTTTGTCATGTCATTAATGATCATATGTTTGCAAAGCATGATCATGTGCAATAAAATGCATCTGGTGACTTAATTAGTCTTCTATCTAATATTTGTACTAGTTGATTGAGAATTAGAGTTACACGATTTCCCAATAATGCATTGAAATGAAGGTTTTTCTCGgaatttttcgtttttttgtaattatagTTGCAATAGACTTGGATTGTATTTTTGCTAAATACTATGATATGCTAGCTGGGGAACTTCGATTAGTATGCTAAATTCTTAAAACTGGGACGTCTTGATGTTTACAGACCGTTCTTCCAACATCATCAACTATATCAATTCTGCACCAAGTCCCAGAAGGTCATGTTGGGGTATATTGGAGAGGATGCGCTTTTCTGAAGACAATTACAGATCCAGGTGATGTGCATTGAGAAGTTGCTTGCATAGGGCCTTAACTTTGCCTGCTTCTcattatttcaaattttaggttttcaTCTCAAGCTACCTCTGGTAACCCATTTCGAACCCATTCAAGTGACCTTGCAGACTGATCAGGTAACTTTGGTAATCCATGTTTGGAAGATTGAGGATTCTGTCTTTCCATTCATTATAGTTTTGAAAGCTTCTGTTAGCAACATTGTAGGTAAGGGATATTCCATGTGGTACAAAAAGGTGTGTCATGATCAATTTTGAGAAGATCGAGGTAAAGCTATGCGATATTATTCTTTAGTATTTGTATATTAGTTTCACTTAGTTGAAGATCTTGAAAAACTCAATTTAATAAATCCAGAATGTGTAATCCTTTAGGagccgtttgataaccatttggtttttagtttcaaGTTTTCGTTTAGATTTATTTTTGGGCATTTACAATAACTTTACTTTAGTATATGtagataaaatattaaaatttagtataaatttatatattatcTTCTTCTTAGGTTCTTCAAGCATTTAGTTTCTTAGAATATCATTTTTGAAAAAAGCTGGATTAGTGCATTTTATAGTGTGGCCTAACTTCCTTTTCATTGAAGTGGGATTTTTGAGAGGGATTGGTCGATCTCTGAAAAGGAACTTGGTGGAAATTCCTTATTACACTGTTCTGTCTCAAAAGTTATGAATTATATGCAGGTATGGATGCTATCTTAGCTAGATCGTTGTTTTAAACAACTGACTCATTTTTTGCTATTGCTTTTCAGATTTTACTTATGTAGATActctcttttcatttttcagATGGTTGACAAATTGGATGATGAAACCATGGCAATAGAACTTGGTCCACCTAATTCTAAAGAGGCCCTATAAGGTAATATGCTCTGCCTCAATTTTACAGAGCTCTTACATTAGTTTTTTTCTTGCTCCTTTTTAACTCTTGACATGATTTCAGGATGTTGAAAGAGCCCTCTTCCAAGCACATGTTGAGGGTCAACTAAAGGTTAACAGATTTGTATATTTATTATTAGCTAACTCTTAATTATGATGCCGTTAAAAAAATGTCAACGATAAGTTGAAGGGTTTGAAAGAAACTAAAGTGCAGTTAATTGGAACTGAACCATTCACTAGAAATCGATATATTTTTAGGTGTATTCGGAATACGAAGTAGTATAATAAGTGGTATATGTGGTTTATATTTTCTATACTTTTTCTTATAATCTCTTATGCCTTGGTCTAATTACTTTCTTGAATTCGATCTATTTTTGTAGAAACTTGGTTGCAAGGCAAGTTGGAAATGCACAAAAGTTTGATCGCATCCTATAGAATTGCCAGAGAAGGTCATCTCCATTTCGTGCAAAATCAAACTTCtttcaacacacaaaaacacTAGGTAAACACGCATTATCCTTATTTTgttcatgatataattctattgtctataaatttatttcaatttttttttcccttgcttGGGATGCTTCCGTAATGATCAACATAGCAAAGGACAACTTTTAGTCTTGCAGCAAACAACTTTTTTAATAGATGAAATAGGTTTCTCTTTtgatatataaatttgttttattcatGATGAGGTTGTGTATAATTTGCATTGGCATTGGTAACTCAGTTTTTGACTCAAACATTGTTTATGAAGATTGAAATGGCATAATCATTCATATAGTTTTCAATCCCGCAACATCGTGCGGGTACAAATTCTAGTACAGACTAAAGCAGGTCTATCGCTAATAGTGTTTAAAGTTTCACAACTTAATCACCTCGTATATTTTGGAGGATAATGTTGTTGATGAGTGCATAATACATGTGTACCTTACGGTTAGTGGGAGTAAATATATAAAGCAAATTCTATATGTGAATGATACACTACAAATAAAACATCTTTTTCAGACGAAATAATTTGGTTGGGCAAAATACGGTTTCGTCGCCTAAGAGTATGCCCAACAAAACTTTGTTGGCAAAGTTCATCGCACAAAGCTCATTGCGCGAAGTTTTGCCCGACGAAAATAAGAAATCATCGGGCGAATGCCGTTTACCCAACCAATATTCCGACAAAATTTTCATCGAGGAAAATGCGTTGACCAACTTTGCTCAACGAATTGACATGGCCAACAAATAGTTTCATCAGGCAAAGTTgtattttatgaaattttcgTTGGGTAAgctttataaagaaaaaaatgtaaaaataaaagaaaaaaaccatGCTCGATGACTATTTTTGTGGGGCATactattttaatattatatatatatttgattttaattaattaatttttattatattaatcacAAAATGACACATCCCGATCCAAaatgtccacctggactccgaatcgagctgtgttggccgacaccaagagggtgacgaagctataaagtgtagtgatgcgaaaaatgtgagtaaatttaaacctaaaagtgactaaatacaagagtgcgcaTGTGAGCGGGAATAAACCCATTCCACacatgatgtcagagcataagtaaagtacagtagaggtTGGCTAAGAATTATACCATGGAAAGTAGTCTTTAATACCAACTTTAAGCTAGaaaatcctcgtcgatacaaaATCTGCCACTAAAACCTGGGGGGGgacgaaaaacaagggtgagtgggcttaaaaataaagttttgtaaaacattttcgAAAAGATAAtaacccctcgtcgtaaaacaagtatagtttccataaTAGCATCCTACGatagtaagaaaatacttactGTAAATCGTAATATCTCGAGCATGTAATATTTCACAATATCTCATAAGTAAGCACATAACATCCGATAATCACAACATCTTGCATAAACAAAtatatcatatcgagtgctcataAATATATTCTGACACACGAGTTAATGcagagatattctgacatgaacatgactgggtgtaataatgatttacgctttagtactacaatcacgtgaagactggcactacgcgcatcacatacgagtcctaattgcctatagcaatctaggacatgactgacacctacaatggatccaaagtgaacgtatggtgcgatgtgaacatacacttGAAGACTGGCCCTGGGGTGAGTGAGTACAAACACCAGTGTAGCACATGATGAGCAGATAACGTAAATATAATCATGCCATAGTGATTCGATAATTCCAGTCAACATAATACTATTCATAGCCATATATCTAACTAAGGCATCCCGTAGGATTTATAATGATTTCCTAATTCTCATCCTTACGACATTTCGtataaacgttaatttaattaCGGCATCATATAGAAAATTCGTTATTAGatgtatatatggaaactacacaaatataaatatattaattatgtaaaagaaaagacccactcacaaatCAAGTCGTCGAGTCGAACCTACCATGCGGGCGTCGATAGTCTTTGTAATGTGCTTCACCTAGAAACGAAACTATTTACGTAAATATTTAACGTTCTAACGTATAAATGTGTTTTTGTACAAAGTATGGCTGATAAAGGAACTATTTTAAAACGgtcaaatttcaaaaaacggACGACGGATTCGGGTTCAGCACATCGTGAAACTTAAGGAGGGACCTCAGGTTCCTCCACGCACTGGCACCACATGCGCCTCACATGCCACGAGTACAACAATACTTGCCTTCCCCGCGAAACCTGCGTTTTGCAGGTTGCAGAGCCATCTTTCAGAGCTCTAAATGAgctcatttcttaaccaaaatccATGATTCAAAAATCTAAATAAAGTTAGGAATGTAGGGAACAATAATATACCTATTGGAAGCCCAATCGTGGCTGTTGTTGGCCAGAAAATGGTCTGAAAGTGGTCACATATAGattcaaatttccaaaaatCTGGGGAAGCTCTCATTCATTGTTTCTTTGCCAAAACAtcataaaaaacataattataGCTTATAAATCAACCCAGGACGTAAAAAGAAAGAGGATCTATGGTATCATGAGCCTTACCTTAACTTGGGACAACGAAGACCTTACAAATTTCGAGTTCGAGTTTTCGGATTTGGTTGTCTAGATAGGGTGCCTGCAATGTCTCTGTACTAGTGGTGGGTGGGGGATGATGATGAGGGTGGTCTGGGTGGTTCACCAGAGGAGAAGTGGTGATGGTTTCCTCGGTAAGCTTATGCACAGGGAGTTTAAGATGAGACAACGGGGAGAGTTAATGAGGGGAAGCAAATTATGGCAGGTCGAGGGAGCTATGTGTAGGATGAGTTACAGAGAGAGTTGAGCTGGTGGTCTGAGGTTCGTCCGAATGGCGAAGGCGTGGTTATGGTTTCGTTTtacaaagaagaagagggagttTTAGtgaaaaagggtttgaaaaatgagagaggtagaaagagagagactgagaTTTCTAGAAAGATTGAACACGGGACAAGGCAGGAATGGGGTGTGGGCCACACGTGGTTCGCAAAACAAGCCACAAATATCTCTAAACATGAAATTACCAAATCGCCCTTCACGTTTGTAATCCATAAAATCTTTATCGTagctccaaatttaaatccgCTTGTGCTTACACGTTCGTATTGTCTAGTACTACTCAAATACGCTAAAAAATGGATCATACATTCTTCTAAATAATGGTTAACAAAAGTCAAAATCCTCGCTTCTAGGGCATTCTCGTCATTTCACTCTTTAAAgttaataaaatcgtaaaattagggacgggttgttacaatctacccaccttaaaaaaaacTCGTCCTCAAAATTTGAAACAACTTGTTATGCATAAAATAGCGAAAAGGTAGAAGAAAAAGATACGTAAAGAAGATATCAAGCTAGAGCGGTTGTataaaagagaatgtcattcTGTCGCGATCAGATTGCaatgattcctctttcatgcctccgAACTCAAACTTTCCTTCTCATTCAGCACAATACTATAGTATAAtacattttataaaaacataaagtaaaaaatatatatacatatactaaCATAACGCCGAAATACGTATATAATAACGTAAAATTAAAACTGAACATAGGGATAATTTTTTCATCTTCGCACTTGTAAAGTCACGTAATCCGAGAATATGCATGTAGTATTTTTAGGTCAAGCCCaagcaataaataaaaatactaacGTAGACAGCCTActtgcccacttgcttaacgaacccaacGAATAATCTATCGATATTATGGTCTGCAGCCCACAATACCGACAACTCACTAttgtctcgataagcaagtCAGAAATTCCCGAtggtgcaatattaccatcttgccTGTCATTGGGAACTACACATAAATCGTCTAATTAAATCCTCCATCGCACTCACGCACTACCCTCCCAGGCGATATCTTCAAAAGTACGCAATTTCCTATATTGTAAACTCGATCCTTCGAATATCTGTTCGCAATACTCTTCTATCAATCATGTATTATGCATAGAATCTCTATACCATGTCTCAAACGGTGCCATACCCAAAATCGAAACTGTAACCGTAGTTACATGCAACTCTAATAAAGATAAATGTTTGTTACAACCACACTAAGTCTGCAGAACGGATAAAACACAATATGTACACTAAGGTCTAGATAGTTCATTCAAACTGGCCATTAGTTTGAGGGTGAAATGTGGTACTGGACAAAAACTTAGTACTCATAGCCTTCAAGAAGGTTTCCAAAGACTTGGAAGTAAATCGCGCATTATGATGAAATACAATAGTGATAGGCTGACCATATAACCAAACATTGTATTTCACACATGCCTCAGTAAGTAGATTCATTAGGAATTTCACTTGAGTTTAAAGAAAACTACATCGaaaaggctaaaagaacactcaggaatttgagggtcaaaacaagttcatcaaatctagagtacaagaTAATTGGATTGAATGCATAACATCTCGCTCCAATGGTAGCTTCCAGAATATTCAATCACCAATGATAAAGATTCGTTCAACAGAGTATTTGTTGGGTGATTGAGAAGTTGACGGtcacaactaaaatttaaatGTTCGAGTGATTCTCCTAAATGGCCTATTTACTTCAAAATTAATATGAAGTGCAATAGGGTAGACACATACACAAGGTTGACTAGAATGCCTTCCGGCACAAAGAGGTGATTATGGAATCATAGTCAGAATAGATGTTGATCGAAACGCCAGAAAATCTAATAAATTCAAGAATGAAAAATTTTACTAAGCGGTCTAAAATTTAGTCCATTTGGACCAACGAAAAGTGAGTTGACTTGTTAAGTCGATCGATAATAACCAAAACATCATCATAATCTCCACATGTACAAGATACCTTTTACCAGGAGCTTATGGTGATATTTCACCATCTCCATTTGGATACAGGAAGTGATTATAACCACTCTTGATGATTTGTAAGTAacgttgttgatgcacaaaattagtagggactttggtacaacagaaaatgttaagtttgtgaccttcgctagattgcttcagtcactagtatggataagtatgtaaattgattgggacagggaagcaaacacaagatgtacgtggttcacccagattggctacgtccacggagtagaggagttctcattaattatgaagggtttacacaagtacataggttcaaactctcctttagtactagtgaatgatttagtacaaatgacattaggaaatattgtgagagaatgatctctatttatagaagagagtttctagtttcattctgacattgacacgtgtcgtgttgtgattggcttctgatgttgacatgtgttgcgctatgattggcttctgatgtcgacacatgtcgcgctgtgattggcttcctggttggagggaaactcttctgggtccttgacggtataacgttaaccggtgctcagtagtttcgggattggtcaagtatggtacaaacagtgctcccctaagttcctgagtgagggaagctcctcggttgggacttgcaagatccaagccattgagtaatcacgaaacttctaagtaccgaagtgtggtatcattttcacttgccttatctgtctcatatgtaaatgtggcatcttctctggaagtacttttcctccatccaggggtggtatctttaaccgatgaagatgcacaaggtaatgtatcaatttcacttgaagctttacttgtagtttcgggcttggtcaagtgtgatacaaaccctatagtaggagtcccccaagtcgccgagctaggagatttgctgaagaaggtaacagacaaggtaagcaatcagacttctaagcaagcaacctggattggaggttcgacttcggcttccggttgattgttctccttctcctagtctcgtaaacagcaacaaggataagaagaagcaaatggagaagagatgatatgagatacttttgcttttgaagaagtaactttccacaggcttactcttgaactgggctgaagggttttctggtttcctccagagtataaggccgactcaagaatttgagggtcaaaacaagtccatcaaatctagagtacgttcgaccctgatgatatgggatacttttgctgttgacaaagtagtggatgtatcggcacgtgttttgttacgcttgtctccacatgcttccttttatcattctcacttgctctatctgttcctcaggcagatgtggtatcttctctggaagcataagatgttgaagatgagtgcTCGAGAGCAaagccaggta
Encoded proteins:
- the LOC103453335 gene encoding uncharacterized protein, with translation MAQAMVRLGLGVFLVILSMLVGAEATAFRPKTKKVWCEDTKFYKCYHIDLYCPAACPSTCFVDCKTCKPVCQAPRPPPPRSPPPPPPPPPPPKHRRSPPPPKAYPRSPPPPPKAYYRSPPPKAYQRSPPPPPKAYYRSPPPPKAFHPSHPPPPKAYHHSPPPPKAYHHSPPPPKAYHHSPPPPPKAYHHSPPPPPKAYYHSPPPPPKTYPSPPPPPLVVPTPPPSTTTPPPPPTSTPSSPPPPTSTPSSPPPPTSTPSSPLPPTSMPSPPLTPPSPPPPTSTPSSYPPPPPSSESPGEQRVKCKNKNYPQCYGLELTCPSACPHQCEVDCVTCSPVCNCNKPGAVCQDPRFIGGDGITFYFHGKRDQDFCIVSDSNLHINAHFIGKRYQTMKRDFTWVQSLGILFGNHKLYIGAKTTSTWDDSNDRLSLSVDGQTISLPDSEGANWQSILSAGALSITRTKNTNSVEIEAEGNFKIKAVVVPITEKESLIHNYGVTEEDCFAHLDLSFKFYALSGEVSGVLGQTYASNYVSRVKMGVVMPVLGGDKEFASSTIFASDCEVARFTGEIATNDFSNNYDHYASTMNCASGVDGRGVVCKR